A genomic stretch from Malus domestica chromosome 15, GDT2T_hap1 includes:
- the LOC103400410 gene encoding nuclear pore complex protein NUP1 yields the protein METGGETALSSGLYGERGAGGKLRKPPSRKPSTTPYSRPPSNEAARGQRRWLSGIVDPAYRLISGGATRLFPSFFSKSNSVNALPSPNDQNHDEQHTVTEQNAIGDREDNADVNNGISRTTEIVGPSKKSDRLISCSDFEGNKKSDQSDDIGLSEIEQLLKGKKFSRDEVNHLMEIIHSRAVEPPTVDHKKKNQSFSTAEKAKWPLITNDIPKSSEEKQEDLNKAIWPTSTPLLQSAIRDQVGASPVEIARAFMGSRNSEIDLSSKNAMSKDERATLHGDEFSSKPFLPTPSYKPSACWPGSMVQDQRDYSTPQTERGRFGLHNLPRTPYSRTIFSKSKSKLTQLQGGNDRTQRTLSTPLKQSQTPIYGQPRGDTLDGGYGSAGPVRRLRHKSAAQSPATGSPYVHSSPFGSSRGENSSATKGFLPAAKNFELGGLSGNSQIQSSDRKSSSFGVPTVHPQSSLIARTILEHIDRNPPTPKDKSEELKLAFAWKKTPSSGVSSVIQNGHDSLPVGGFNSRKLINQDYQKNSAHENADKGNSLFKIPPVENTVKATTVANNIPAGDGRDGRSLSKSTNEDFLKIAPNVVGSGVLNQQNKPAFQSLEAKRAFPSISVDKPESKWAFSSGSSSGFTFPVSTSSAVFSELPTPSFMPSSLASSQHQPKEEGDAVPTYDFGSKKSDPLVFAFPSTSAEVQNDASDIKFSFGSDKPKLSFGSIGKDAICY from the exons ATGGAGACCGGCGGCGAAACGGCTCTTTCCTCAGGGCTCTACGGAGAGAGAGGGGCAGGAGGGAAGCTGAGGAAGCCGCCGTCTCGAAAGCCGAGTACGACGCCATATTCCCGTCCGCCTTCGAACGAAGCCGCGCGGGGACAGCGGCGGTGGCTGTCGGGTATTGTCGATCCGGCGTATCGGCTGATATCTGGAGGCGCCACTCGGCTCTTcccctccttcttctccaaatCGAATTCCGTCAATGCCCTTCCCTCGCCCAATGACCAAAATCACG ATGAGCAGCACACGGTGACGGAACAAAATGCTATTGGCGATCGTGAGGACAATGCCGATGTAAAT AATGGGATCTCCAGAACAACTGAAATAGTAGGCCCTAGCAAAAAATCAGATAGATTAATAAGTTGTTCGGATTTTGAAGGGAATAAGAAGAGTGACCAGTCTGATGATATTGGACTTTCTGAAATTGAGCAGTTATTGAAGGGGAAAAAGTTTTCTAG GGATGAAGTCAATCACTTGATGGAAATTATACATTCGAGGGCTGTTGAACCTCCTACTGTGGAtcacaaaaagaaaaaccaaagcTTTAGTACTGCTGAAAAAGCCAAGTGGCCTTTAATTACAAATGATATTCCAAAGTCATCTGAAGAAAAGCAGGAAGACTTGAATAAAGCTATTTGGCCAACCTCAACCCCTCTACTGCAGTCAGCT ATACGAGATCAGGTTGGTGCTTCACCTGTTGAAATTGCAAGAGCATTTATGGGAAGCAGAAATTCAGAAATTGATCTTTCGTCAAAGAATGCAATGTCAAAAGATGAAAGGGCCACACTGCATGGCGATGAGTTCTCTTCAAAACCATTTCTTCCAACACCTTCTTATAAGCCATCGGCATGCTGGCCTGGTTCTATGGTACAGGATCAGCGTGATTATTCAACCCCACAGACTGAAAGAGGCAGATTTGGCCTTCATAATCTTCCTCGAACTCCTTATTCTAGAACTATCTTttcaaaatccaaatccaaa CTAACTCAATTACAAGGTGGTAATGACAGAACTCAAAGAACGTTATCTACTCCATTGAAACAATCGCAGACTCCTATATATGGGCAG CCAAGGGGTGATACATTGGATGGTGGCTATGGATCAGCTGGACCGGTTCGTAGGTTGCGACATAAATCTGCTGCACAAAGTCCTGCCACAGGGTCTCCGTATGTTCACTCCTCTCCATTTGGATCTTCACGGGGGGAGAACTCCAGTGCTACCAAAGGCTTCTTGCCTGCCGCCAAGAATTTTGAACTTGGAGGATTAAGTGGCAACTCCCAAATCCAATCATCAGACAGGAAGTCTTCCAGCTTTGGTGTGCCAACTGTTCATCCACAGTCTAGCCTGATTGCTAGGACAATCTTGGAGCACATTGATAGAAACCCACCCACTCCGAAAGATAAGTCAGAAGAGTTAAAGCTAGCCTTTGCATGGAAGAAAACCCCGTCTTCTGGTGTTTCTTCAGTCATCCAGAATGGGCATGATAGCTTACCAGTTGGAGGGTTCAATTCTCGTAAGCTTATAAATCAAGATTACCAGAAAAATTCTGCTCATGAGAATGCTGACAAGGGGAATTCTCTGTTTAAGATTCCACCTGTGGAGAACACTGTAAAAGCCACCACTGTTGCAAACAATATCCCCGCTGGTGATGGGAGGGATGGAAGATCCTTAAGCAAGAGTACAAATGAG GATTTTCTGAAGATTGCTCCAAATGTTGTTGGCTCTGGGGTGCTAAATCAGCAAAACAAGCCTGCATTTCAATCTTTAGAGGCTAAACGCGCGTTTCCTTCCATCTCTGTTGACAAGCCTGAATCAAAATGGGCCTTTTCTTCTGGTAGCAGCTCTGGCTTCACTTTCCCTGTCTCTACATCGTCTGCAGTGTTTTCTGAACTACCGACACCATCCTTTATGCCATCTTCCCTGGCAAGCAGTCAGCATCAGccaaaagaagaaggagatgcTGTTCCTACTTACGATTTTGGATCCAAGAAGTCGGATCCCCTTGTATTTGCATTCCCTTCTACAAGTGCGGAAGTTCAGAACGATGCTTCAGATATCAAGTTCAGTTTTGGATCAGATAAGCCAAAGTTGTCTTTCGGTTCAATAGGCAAAGATGCCATCTGCTATTAA
- the LOC103400414 gene encoding equilibrative nucleotide transporter 8-like yields MEGGLKVSVEYQAEPRDAYKIAYIIHFLLGAGSLLPWNAFITAVDYFGGLYPTKHVEKVFSVAYMSSSLLVLLVMMSWSNWWEKMSPRLKLNLGFSLFILSLMVAPITGWLSRGSALSSGRANADYGVTVTSVVVCGLADGLVGGSLMGSAGKLPKKYMQAVFAGTASSGVIISLLRISTKAMLPQTPKGLQTSANSYFIVSTIFLLCCIFACNLLYRLTVIQEHCRLAQDEPFCARPKFWDVARKVPMPAFGIFVTYTVTLSIFPGFIAESLESKLLQDWYPILLITVYNVADLVGKSLTAVYLLKSIKRATLACITRLLFYPIFTACLHGPPWLKAETPMVALTFMLGLTNGYLTSVLMMIVPKTVPVTEAELSAIVMVVFLGVGLVSGSVLGWFWIL; encoded by the exons ATGGAAGGTGGACTGAAGGTTAGTGTTGAATATCAAGCTGAGCCAAGAGATGCTTACAAGATTGCTTACATTATTCATTTCTTGCTGGGAGCGGGCAGTTTGCTACCTTGGAATGCATTCATAACCGCCGTTGATTACTTTGGAGGTCTCTATCCGACCAAGCATGTTGAGAAGGTCTTCTCTGTGGCCTATATGAGCTCTTCGTTGCTCGTATTGCTCGTGATGATGAGCTGGAGTAACTGGTGGGAGAAGATGAGTCCTCGGCTGAAACTCAACTTGGGATTTTCTCTGTTTATTCTATCGTTAATGGTAGCCCCAATTACGGGCTGGCTTTCGCGCGGTTCTGCGCTGAGTAGCGGGAGAGCTAATGCGGATTATGGTGTGACAGTTACATCAGTTGTAGTTTGTGGCCTAGCCGATGGCTTGGTAGGAGGAAGCTTGATGGGATCCGCCGGCAAGCTTCCGAAAAAATACATGCAAGCTGTTTTTGCAGGAACTGCTTCTTCAG GTGTGATAATTTCTCTGCTGAGGATTTCAACCAAAGCAATGCTTCCACAAACCCCGAAAGGACTACAAACAAGCGCGAATTCGTACTTCATCGTCAGCACCATATTCCTCCTGTGCTGCATCTTTGCCTGCAACTTGTTATACAGGCTGACAGTCATACAGGAACACTGCAGGCTTGCTCAAGACGAACCCTTTTGCGCAAGACCAAAATTTTGGGACGTGGCACGTAAAGTCCCCATGCCAGCTTTTGGGATTTTCGTAACGTATACAGTGACTCTGTCGATTTTCCCTGGATTTATCGCCGAAAGTCTCGAATCCAAGCTTCTTCAAGATTGGTATCCTATTTTGCTGATCACAGTGTACAATGTTGCAGATTTAGTGGGAAAATCTTTGACTGCAGTTTATCTTCTAAAAAGTATTAAAAGGGCAACATTGGCTTGCATTACAAGGCTCCTATTCTATCCAATCTTCACTGCTTGCCTCCATGGACCTCCATGGCTGAAAGCTGAAACTCCAATGGTGGCTCTCACATTTATGCTTGGACTGACAAATGGTTATCTGACAAGCGTTCTCATGATGATTGTTCCGAAAACTGTGCCGGTTACGGAAGCAGAGCTGTCTGCAATTGTAATGGTGGTGTTCCTTGGAGTTGGCTTGGTTAGCGGTTCGGTTCTCGGGTGGTTCTGGATTTTATGA
- the LOC103400411 gene encoding uncharacterized protein — translation MLLRSSSTPVPNSWLQYSKDSTFFDQQPEMVQQIQRTRSVTLTASSRSPFLLSPISDSGRRLTRAVSEDDLRDFMVAPLKRKAISIPMDGFVEREEEDEIKMEMGFAASGLGRTASLGLVELEGCEAGLREDRRLLSDLEGGGVGGGGGKICGGNGGGSGESDDGDEGNGFGESNQGGASTDLYYQKMIDANPGNPMLLSNYARFLKEVQGDFGKAEEYCGRAILACANDGTVLSMFADLVWQIHKDAPRAQSYFDQAVQAAPDDSYVLASYAKFLWDSEEEDEEEDEEVNLKEGGNNRASPTNLFTGIPPSPPPLAAAA, via the exons ATGCTTCTACGGAGCTCATCGACGCCGGTGCCCAACTCATGGCTGCAGTATTCCAAAGATTCAACATTTTTCGATCAGCAACCggaaatggtgcagcaaatccAGAGAACTCGCTCCGTTACCCTCACGGCGTCGTCGCGGTCGCCCTTTTTGCTGTCGCCGATCAGCGACTCGGGGAGGAGGTTGACCCGGGCGGTCTCCGAGGACGATCTCAGAGATTTCATGGTGGCGCCGCTGAAAAGAAAGGCCATCAGCATCCCGATGGATGGGTTTGtggagagagaggaggaagacGAGATAAAAATGGAGATGGGTTTTGCTGCCTCTGGGTTGGGCAGAACGGCCTCCTTGGGATTGGTGGAGTTGGAGGGGTGTGAGGCCGGGTTGAGGGAGGACAGGAGGTTGCTGAGTGATTTGGAAGGGGGCGGCGTTGGTGGAGGAGGCGGCAAGATCTGCGGTGGTAATGGCGGAGGGAGTGGTGAATCGGACGACGGAGATGAGGGCAATGGATTTGGGGAATCGAATCAAGGCGGTGCGAGCACCGATTTGTACTACCAGAAAATGATCGACGCTAATCCTGGAAATCCCATGCTCCTTAGCAATTATGCTCGCTTTTTGAAAGAG GTTCAAGGGGATTTCGGAAAAGCCGAAGAGTACTGCGGGAGAGCAATTCTGGCGTGCGCGAATGACGGTACTGTTCTGTCAATGTTTGCGGATTTGGTATGGCAGATTCACAAGGATGCTCCAAGAGCTCAGTCTTACTTTGATCAAGCTGTTCAAGCTGCCCCTGATGATAG TTATGTTCTAGCATCATATGCCAAATTTCTCTGGGATTCCGAGGAGGAAGACGAAGAGGAGGACGAGGAGGTGAATCTGAAAGAAGGGGGGAATAACAGAGCGTCGCCAACCAATTTGTTTACTGGAATTCCTCCTTCACCACCTCCGTTAGCTGCTGCTGCATAG